From a single Lolium rigidum isolate FL_2022 chromosome 7, APGP_CSIRO_Lrig_0.1, whole genome shotgun sequence genomic region:
- the LOC124676094 gene encoding uncharacterized protein LOC124676094, giving the protein MALRDRQPRHARCRLHLLHVREPGRRPQGRRAHHSLDPARRVYFFITDGHLACGIPVGDLSGGMGRRRWSPGAVVAQLDSRMVLVDVRRMSDVLYGAENKSHSFLRRD; this is encoded by the exons ATGGCGCTGCGCGACCGGCAACCACGTCATGCTCGATGCCGACTCCATCTCCTTCACGTCCGCGAGCCTGGGCGTCGACCTCAAGGCCGGCGCGCCCATCACAGCCTGGACCCCGCGCGCCGCGTCTACTTCTTCATCACCGACGGGCATCTCGCGTGCGGGATCCCTGTGGGAGACTTGAGTGGAGGCAtggggcggcggaggtggagcccTGGTGCCGTAGTCGCGCAACTGGATTCCCGCATGGTGCTGGTGGATGTGAG GCGTATGTCTGACGTGCTTTATGGTGCAGAAAACAAATCACATTCTTTTTTAAGGAGAGACTGA